A DNA window from Borrelia sp. HM contains the following coding sequences:
- a CDS encoding helicase C-terminal domain-containing protein has product MLKRILIKLDLIEYILEKAELKIKGFVKRDTQLKMIEEVSKSFENENFLVIEAPTGTGKSFAYLIAAIDFIKKTKEKVIISTASINLQEQLIKKDIESIKKIIPFKIKFGIIKGMSNYLCLRRLEEFEKSLFIYSFNKEKLKALLDWSKRTKTGDKDELNFVDEKIWEEISASRETCSGITCPDENKCFFKKARKKIIESNIIITNHHLLLNDLYIKNEILKEKENDKKGSENSKNSEKDNENKEINSVLPNIKNIIIDEAHHLEEAARTLFGNNFSRIGMKQIFTKINKVIKRQNITNDQNTDDFETAIMISLEDIEYLMKIQKNFPPVYRITNNTHKIGSYIRIKTQLKYILNNLKNYREAIISLTQNIENNMDKIEINRLMRNIELKESLISKFIFVNQYTNLCIWIDNKNNIPIFKTYEINLGPGLNDILHKRARRVIFTSATLTINQSFSYFIKQTGLNLIDKDIKTEILPYSFPYEEKSMFAVVSDIENPTKEEKFLNQSIQYIKELVILNKGGTLILLTSIKSLEYTSKNIKDFFLKNGINLFVQGELPKHELINAFRKSKKKSVLIGIKNFWEGIDIKGDKLTMVIIPKLPFQNLADPIFMAKNELAIKANESFFLKEALPHAVMKFKQGVGRLIRDPKDYGIIVCFDKRIFEQPYGTLFLQALPDIKTYYLNFKNIKSIIDTFFKQIVQNANL; this is encoded by the coding sequence ATGTTAAAAAGGATACTTATAAAATTGGACTTAATTGAATATATATTAGAAAAAGCAGAATTAAAAATCAAAGGCTTTGTAAAAAGAGATACACAATTAAAGATGATAGAAGAAGTAAGCAAATCGTTTGAAAATGAAAATTTTTTAGTTATTGAAGCACCAACAGGTACAGGCAAAAGCTTTGCTTATTTAATTGCTGCTATTGATTTTATTAAAAAAACAAAAGAAAAAGTAATAATCTCAACAGCATCTATTAATCTTCAAGAACAACTAATTAAAAAAGACATAGAATCTATAAAAAAAATCATTCCTTTTAAAATTAAATTTGGAATAATTAAAGGAATGAGCAATTATCTGTGTCTACGCCGACTTGAAGAATTTGAAAAAAGTTTGTTCATATACTCATTTAATAAAGAAAAATTAAAAGCATTACTGGACTGGTCAAAAAGAACAAAAACAGGAGATAAAGACGAACTTAATTTTGTTGATGAGAAAATTTGGGAAGAGATATCAGCAAGCCGTGAAACATGTTCAGGTATTACCTGTCCTGATGAAAATAAATGTTTTTTTAAAAAGGCAAGAAAAAAAATAATAGAAAGTAATATTATCATCACCAATCATCATTTACTTTTAAATGATCTTTACATAAAAAATGAAATACTAAAAGAAAAAGAAAACGATAAAAAAGGTTCTGAAAACTCTAAAAACTCTGAAAAAGATAATGAAAATAAAGAGATTAATTCAGTTTTACCTAATATAAAAAACATAATAATTGATGAAGCACACCATTTAGAAGAAGCTGCTAGAACCTTATTTGGAAATAATTTTTCAAGAATAGGAATGAAACAAATTTTTACAAAAATAAATAAAGTTATAAAAAGACAAAATATAACAAACGATCAAAATACGGATGATTTTGAGACTGCAATAATGATAAGCCTTGAAGATATAGAATATTTAATGAAAATACAAAAAAATTTTCCACCAGTTTATAGAATAACTAATAATACACATAAGATAGGTTCTTATATACGCATTAAAACACAATTAAAATATATTCTGAATAATCTAAAAAATTATAGAGAAGCTATAATATCACTAACACAAAACATTGAAAACAATATGGACAAAATTGAAATAAACAGATTAATGAGAAATATAGAATTAAAAGAATCACTAATTTCAAAATTTATCTTTGTAAATCAATACACTAATCTTTGTATTTGGATAGATAATAAAAATAATATACCTATATTTAAAACATATGAGATTAATTTGGGTCCTGGATTAAATGATATTTTGCATAAACGGGCAAGAAGAGTAATCTTTACTTCAGCTACTCTTACTATAAACCAATCATTTTCATATTTTATCAAACAGACAGGACTTAATTTAATTGATAAAGATATTAAAACAGAAATATTACCATATTCCTTTCCTTATGAAGAAAAATCAATGTTTGCAGTTGTATCAGATATTGAAAATCCTACTAAAGAAGAAAAATTTTTAAATCAATCAATACAATATATTAAAGAACTTGTAATTCTAAACAAAGGAGGCACCTTGATTCTTTTAACATCAATTAAAAGCTTAGAATATACAAGTAAAAATATTAAAGACTTTTTTCTTAAAAATGGTATAAACCTTTTCGTACAAGGAGAATTACCAAAACATGAACTTATAAATGCTTTTAGGAAATCAAAGAAAAAAAGCGTTCTTATAGGAATAAAAAATTTTTGGGAAGGAATTGACATTAAAGGTGATAAATTAACAATGGTAATAATTCCTAAACTACCATTTCAAAATCTTGCAGATCCAATTTTTATGGCCAAAAACGAATTAGCCATAAAAGCAAATGAAAGTTTCTTTTTAAAAGAAGCATTGCCACATGCAGTAATGAAATTTAAACAAGGAGTTGGAAGATTAATTAGAGATCCAAAAGATTATGGCATTATAGTATGTTTTGATAAAAGGATTTTTGAACAACCTTATGGCACATTATTCTTACAAGCCTTGCCTGATATCAAAACATATTACTTGAATTTCAAAAACATAAAAAGCATAATCGATACATTCTTTAAACAAATAGTCCAAAATGCTAATCTATAG
- a CDS encoding tRNA-dihydrouridine synthase has product MNFLNNINRPIMILAPMEDVTDTVFRNLIHLIGDEKDGPDIYFTEFISIKGLLSKSKQSIQHILTKNDELQRPLIAQIWGNNPDEFFKAIEILSKLGFWGIDLNMGCPKKKIVKKGVCSALINNKSLAREIIIASKEACLKFGLPLSIKTRHGFFNSEVENWLGFLLTLGIDMLTVHPRLAINQSEGPIDMNVFAEVVNLKNQINPSTLVIGNGDILSLKQAYQIVKQYSLDGVMFGRGIFKNLNLFREGLPNFLSNNLNFRLNILKFHIKDFHSTWGTNKDFNKLKKYFKIYFNIDERNSEYFYNIINSNNYDELFENLSQIDMIGDDLK; this is encoded by the coding sequence ATGAATTTTTTAAATAATATAAATCGTCCAATTATGATTTTGGCTCCGATGGAAGATGTGACAGATACTGTGTTTAGAAATTTGATTCATTTGATAGGTGATGAGAAGGATGGGCCTGATATTTATTTTACTGAATTTATTTCTATAAAAGGACTTTTAAGTAAATCAAAACAGTCAATCCAGCATATTTTAACAAAAAATGATGAACTACAAAGACCCTTAATTGCTCAAATTTGGGGTAATAATCCTGATGAATTTTTTAAGGCAATAGAAATTTTAAGCAAATTGGGATTTTGGGGGATTGATCTTAATATGGGTTGTCCCAAGAAAAAGATAGTTAAAAAGGGAGTTTGTTCTGCTTTAATTAATAATAAATCCTTAGCTCGTGAAATAATTATTGCAAGTAAAGAGGCATGTTTGAAATTTGGATTGCCTCTTAGTATTAAAACAAGACATGGATTTTTTAACTCTGAAGTTGAAAATTGGTTAGGATTTTTGCTCACATTAGGAATTGATATGTTGACTGTGCATCCTAGGCTTGCTATTAATCAAAGTGAAGGTCCAATAGATATGAATGTGTTTGCTGAAGTTGTTAATCTGAAAAATCAAATCAATCCTTCTACATTAGTTATTGGAAATGGAGATATTTTAAGTTTAAAGCAAGCGTATCAAATTGTAAAACAGTATTCTCTTGATGGAGTAATGTTTGGTCGTGGGATTTTTAAGAATTTAAACTTATTTAGAGAAGGTTTACCTAATTTTTTAAGTAATAATTTGAATTTTAGGTTAAATATATTAAAATTTCATATAAAAGATTTTCATTCTACTTGGGGTACTAATAAGGATTTTAATAAACTTAAGAAATACTTTAAGATTTATTTTAATATAGATGAGAGAAATAGTGAGTATTTTTATAACATTATAAATTCAAATAATTATGATGAACTTTTTGAAAATCTAAGCCAAATCGATATGATAGGAGATGACCTTAAATAA
- the valS gene encoding valine--tRNA ligase — MSYEFSKNYDPKVFEDKIYKKWLDNDVFRPNSGFKSRFSMVAPPPNVTGILHMGHALNFTLQDIFVRYKRMRGVDTLWLFGTDHAGIATQSVLEKQLKECGKSRDDFSREEFVEEIFKFKEKHREIIVNQIEKLGASYDHSRERFTLDAELCQAVNKVFIDLYNKGLIYKGEYLVNLDPGSGSVVSDEEVEYREVIGKIYFVKYLLDDNNFIEVATTRPETMFGDVVVAVNPDDERYKSLIGKYVTVPIVNRKVRIIADHYVDMEFGSGALKITPAHDPNDFEIAKRHDLPKINILTRDAKLNENVPVEYQGLGVSDARVKIERELIEKGLLIDIKIHKHQVGHCHRSGEIIEPYLSNQWFVKMKPLADNALKALMDGQIRFYPKKWENTYKHWLLNIKDWCISRQLVWGHRIPAWYDVETGEIIISEIDPSLTERYKGRNFFRDPDVLDTWFSSWLWPFSSLGWPKMTCDFKNYYPTNTLITAYDIIFFWVARMVMAGLEFTGQVPFKDIYITPLLRDKKGKKMSKSLGNGIDPLEIIEQYGSDALRFTLAFLSVQGQDLNIDTKDFMFGAKFVNKVFNACKFILTNLEGRVVLESESLELDDVDKWLLTSLNSTILGIDWAFKNYRYSEATKAIYEFFWNDFCDWYIEIAKINLSNDDTNLQNMVISKLLFFLKESLLIMHPFIPFITEEIYSKFMSSKDILALAKYPETVIQRNFKEEFQQFNLLKEFIVSIRTLRSEFNIVPSIKINVALKFSDTFKYERYFRKHEHIAKKLINFDFIFYNENYENMIGVPNVNFESFADIKNLIDTDKELLRLSKKLEKYEKLKFSSLKKLENQDFLSNAPDEIIELENSKLEEFDSFILKINNYISNLRKC, encoded by the coding sequence ATGAGTTATGAATTTTCAAAAAATTATGATCCTAAAGTTTTTGAAGACAAAATTTATAAGAAGTGGTTAGATAATGATGTGTTTAGACCCAATTCTGGATTTAAATCCAGATTTAGTATGGTAGCACCTCCTCCAAATGTTACAGGTATTCTTCATATGGGACATGCTCTTAATTTTACTTTGCAAGATATTTTTGTTCGTTACAAAAGAATGCGGGGAGTTGATACTCTTTGGCTTTTTGGAACAGATCATGCTGGAATTGCAACACAATCGGTTTTAGAAAAACAGCTTAAAGAATGTGGAAAAAGTAGGGATGATTTTAGTCGTGAAGAATTTGTTGAAGAAATTTTTAAATTCAAAGAGAAACATAGAGAAATAATTGTAAATCAAATAGAGAAACTTGGAGCATCTTATGATCACTCTAGAGAAAGATTTACTCTTGATGCTGAGCTTTGCCAGGCCGTTAATAAAGTTTTTATTGATTTATATAATAAGGGATTAATTTATAAGGGAGAATATCTTGTAAATCTTGATCCTGGCTCTGGGAGTGTTGTTAGTGATGAAGAAGTTGAGTATAGAGAAGTTATTGGAAAAATTTATTTTGTTAAATATTTGTTAGATGATAATAATTTTATTGAGGTTGCAACTACTAGACCTGAGACAATGTTTGGAGATGTGGTAGTTGCTGTGAATCCTGATGATGAACGTTATAAATCTTTGATTGGTAAATATGTCACAGTTCCTATTGTAAACCGAAAGGTTAGAATAATAGCAGATCATTATGTTGATATGGAATTTGGTAGTGGTGCTTTAAAAATAACACCTGCCCATGACCCTAATGACTTTGAAATTGCAAAAAGGCATGATCTTCCTAAAATTAATATTTTAACTAGGGATGCAAAACTTAATGAAAATGTTCCAGTTGAATATCAAGGATTAGGAGTTAGCGATGCAAGAGTTAAAATAGAAAGAGAGCTAATAGAAAAAGGATTATTAATAGATATTAAGATTCATAAACACCAGGTTGGGCATTGTCATAGATCTGGAGAGATTATTGAACCTTATTTATCAAATCAGTGGTTTGTAAAAATGAAGCCCTTGGCTGATAATGCTTTAAAAGCTTTAATGGATGGCCAGATTAGATTTTATCCTAAGAAATGGGAAAATACATATAAGCATTGGTTGCTTAATATTAAAGATTGGTGTATATCTAGACAGTTAGTTTGGGGACACAGAATTCCTGCTTGGTATGATGTTGAAACAGGAGAAATTATTATCAGTGAAATTGATCCTTCTTTGACTGAAAGGTATAAGGGTAGGAATTTTTTTAGGGACCCAGATGTACTTGATACTTGGTTTTCTTCTTGGCTCTGGCCATTTTCTTCTCTTGGCTGGCCAAAAATGACTTGTGATTTCAAAAATTATTATCCTACAAATACTTTAATTACTGCTTATGACATAATATTTTTTTGGGTAGCACGAATGGTAATGGCGGGCCTTGAATTTACAGGACAGGTACCATTTAAAGATATATACATAACACCTCTTTTAAGAGATAAAAAGGGTAAGAAGATGTCTAAATCTTTGGGAAATGGCATAGATCCTCTTGAAATTATTGAACAGTATGGAAGTGATGCTTTGCGTTTTACTCTTGCATTTTTATCTGTTCAAGGTCAGGATTTAAACATTGATACTAAAGATTTTATGTTTGGAGCTAAGTTTGTAAATAAAGTGTTTAATGCGTGTAAATTTATTTTGACAAATTTAGAAGGTAGAGTAGTATTAGAAAGTGAAAGTTTGGAATTAGATGATGTTGATAAATGGTTGCTTACAAGTTTGAATTCAACTATTTTAGGTATAGATTGGGCTTTTAAAAATTATAGATATAGTGAGGCCACTAAAGCCATATATGAATTTTTTTGGAATGATTTTTGTGATTGGTACATTGAAATTGCTAAAATTAATTTAAGTAATGATGATACTAATCTTCAAAATATGGTTATCTCTAAGCTGCTTTTCTTTTTAAAAGAATCTTTACTAATTATGCATCCGTTTATACCCTTTATTACTGAAGAGATTTATTCTAAGTTTATGTCTTCAAAGGATATATTGGCTTTAGCAAAATATCCTGAAACTGTTATTCAGAGAAATTTTAAGGAAGAATTTCAACAATTTAATTTATTAAAAGAATTTATTGTGTCAATTAGGACGCTTAGGAGTGAGTTTAATATAGTGCCTAGTATTAAAATTAATGTTGCATTAAAGTTTAGTGATACTTTTAAATACGAGAGATATTTTAGGAAGCATGAACATATTGCAAAAAAGCTTATTAACTTTGATTTTATTTTTTATAATGAAAATTATGAAAATATGATAGGTGTTCCTAATGTTAATTTTGAAAGTTTTGCAGATATTAAGAATCTAATAGACACTGATAAAGAACTCTTGAGGCTTAGTAAAAAGCTAGAAAAATATGAAAAACTTAAATTTTCATCATTAAAAAAGCTTGAAAATCAAGATTTTTTGTCAAATGCTCCTGATGAGATTATTGAGCTTGAGAATTCAAAATTAGAAGAGTTTGATTCTTTCATTTTAAAAATTAACAATTATATTAGTAATTTAAGAAAATGTTAG
- the mnmD gene encoding tRNA (5-methylaminomethyl-2-thiouridine)(34)-methyltransferase MnmD, producing MNKLKFKGKTIYSSKFEDIYYDPQYGLEESIYVFIKGCELDKELVRQKSITIAELGFGTGLNLITLLKHVKENNIKTKINYYSIEKFPLKKEHIKKISKFFYKETHYFKTLLKKYPNIPKKNIKSKITDNINLKILVGDAKTKLKEVPKYVDYWFLDGFNPQKNPEMWNKEIFITISQKSKIGTKLSTFSASRIVKDGLKLANFHYSKIKGFNNKKHMIKAQKE from the coding sequence ATAAATAAACTTAAGTTTAAAGGTAAAACCATATATTCAAGCAAATTTGAAGATATTTATTATGACCCCCAGTACGGGCTTGAAGAGAGTATTTATGTATTTATAAAGGGCTGTGAATTAGATAAAGAACTTGTAAGACAAAAAAGTATAACAATTGCTGAATTAGGATTTGGAACAGGACTTAATTTAATAACACTTTTAAAACACGTAAAAGAAAATAATATCAAAACAAAAATTAATTATTACTCCATTGAAAAGTTCCCACTAAAAAAAGAACACATTAAAAAAATATCAAAATTCTTTTACAAAGAGACGCACTATTTCAAAACATTGCTTAAAAAATACCCTAATATACCCAAAAAAAACATAAAATCTAAAATAACAGACAATATTAATTTAAAAATATTAGTTGGTGATGCAAAAACAAAACTTAAAGAAGTCCCAAAATACGTAGATTATTGGTTTTTAGATGGATTTAATCCCCAAAAAAATCCCGAAATGTGGAATAAGGAAATATTTATAACAATTTCTCAAAAAAGCAAAATTGGCACAAAACTTTCAACATTTTCTGCATCAAGAATTGTAAAAGATGGATTAAAATTAGCCAATTTTCATTATTCTAAAATAAAAGGATTTAACAATAAAAAACATATGATCAAAGCACAAAAAGAATAA
- the groES gene encoding co-chaperone GroES produces MKNIKPLGDRVLIKIKEADSKTTSGLYLPENAKEKTNIGTVIAVGSNKEEITVKVGDMVLYEKYAGAAVKIDEKEHLILKSKEIIAIIEE; encoded by the coding sequence ATGAAAAATATTAAACCTTTAGGTGATAGAGTTTTAATAAAAATAAAAGAAGCCGACAGTAAAACAACTTCAGGATTATATCTACCAGAAAACGCAAAAGAGAAAACAAATATTGGAACAGTCATAGCTGTTGGTTCTAACAAAGAAGAAATAACTGTTAAAGTTGGGGATATGGTACTTTATGAAAAGTATGCTGGAGCTGCTGTAAAGATTGATGAAAAGGAACATTTAATTTTAAAATCAAAAGAAATAATAGCTATCATAGAAGAATAA
- a CDS encoding ATP-binding cassette domain-containing protein yields the protein MIAVSNLEVVFGERILFKDVNIKFSSGNCYGIIGANGAGKSTFLKVLGGTIEPSKGEVLIAKNQRIAVLEQNQFAYDDFKVIDTVIMGHRKLYAVQKEKDEIYDKPDFSDEDGIRAGELEAEFAELGGYEAESNAAILLKGLGIDESLHSVLMRDIEASLKVRVLLSQAIFGDPDILLLDEPTNNLDIQSIKWLEEFLINFENTVIVVSHDRHFLNQVCTHIVDIDYGKIQVYLGNYDFWYETSKILNKQLKDAKKRSEEKIAELKAFIQRFSSNVSKAKQATSRKKLIDKIKVEDLKPSSRKFPYINFKIERDLGKNVLTIKNLTKEFEEQHILSKFSIIIEPGQKVVFLGSPISASALFDIIANEDRDYKGHYEWGTTVNFEYFKKDNERYFNVDLSLIDWLRQYSKEQDETYIRGFLGRMLFSQDEALKGVNVLSGGEKVRCMLSKIMLSGANVLLLDQPTNHLDLEAITSLNTGLQDFKGVVLFTSHDHQFIDTIANRIIEFTPKGIIDRFMTFSEYVDDVKVKELRDRLYEGHTSLKL from the coding sequence TTGATAGCAGTAAGTAATTTAGAAGTTGTATTTGGAGAGAGAATTTTATTTAAAGATGTTAATATCAAATTTTCTTCTGGAAATTGTTATGGAATAATTGGAGCTAATGGTGCAGGAAAGAGTACCTTTTTAAAGGTTTTAGGAGGAACCATTGAACCTAGCAAAGGTGAGGTATTAATTGCTAAGAATCAAAGAATAGCTGTGCTTGAGCAAAATCAGTTTGCTTATGATGATTTCAAGGTTATTGATACCGTGATTATGGGTCACAGGAAGCTTTATGCTGTGCAAAAAGAAAAAGATGAAATTTATGACAAGCCTGATTTTAGTGATGAGGATGGAATAAGAGCCGGGGAACTTGAAGCTGAGTTTGCTGAGCTTGGTGGTTATGAGGCTGAGTCTAATGCTGCAATTCTTCTTAAAGGATTAGGTATAGATGAGTCGCTGCATTCTGTTTTAATGAGAGATATTGAGGCATCTTTAAAGGTAAGAGTGCTCTTGTCACAAGCTATTTTTGGAGATCCTGATATATTGCTTCTTGATGAACCTACTAATAATCTTGATATTCAATCGATTAAGTGGTTAGAAGAATTTTTGATCAATTTTGAAAATACAGTTATTGTTGTATCACATGATAGGCACTTTTTAAATCAAGTTTGTACTCATATTGTTGATATTGATTATGGAAAAATTCAAGTTTATCTTGGTAATTATGATTTTTGGTATGAAACTAGTAAAATTCTTAATAAGCAATTAAAAGATGCAAAAAAGCGATCTGAGGAGAAAATTGCTGAACTTAAAGCCTTTATTCAAAGATTTTCAAGTAATGTATCAAAAGCTAAGCAAGCAACTTCAAGAAAGAAGTTAATTGATAAGATTAAAGTTGAGGATTTAAAGCCTTCTTCAAGAAAATTTCCTTATATTAACTTTAAGATTGAGAGAGATCTTGGAAAAAATGTTCTTACAATCAAAAATTTGACTAAAGAATTTGAAGAGCAACATATTTTAAGTAAGTTTAGTATTATTATAGAACCTGGACAAAAGGTTGTTTTTTTGGGCAGTCCGATTTCAGCAAGTGCTCTTTTTGATATAATTGCCAATGAAGACAGAGATTATAAAGGGCATTATGAGTGGGGTACTACTGTTAATTTCGAATATTTTAAGAAAGATAATGAGAGATATTTTAACGTTGATTTGAGTTTGATAGATTGGTTAAGACAATATTCAAAAGAACAAGATGAAACTTATATTAGAGGATTTTTAGGAAGAATGCTTTTTAGTCAAGATGAAGCTTTAAAAGGAGTGAATGTTCTATCAGGAGGTGAAAAAGTAAGGTGTATGCTTTCCAAAATAATGCTTAGCGGTGCTAATGTATTATTATTAGATCAGCCAACAAATCATTTGGATCTTGAAGCCATTACATCTTTAAATACTGGCCTTCAAGATTTTAAAGGAGTTGTATTATTCACGTCCCATGATCATCAGTTTATTGATACTATTGCTAATAGAATTATTGAATTTACACCTAAGGGAATAATTGATCGTTTCATGACTTTTTCAGAATATGTAGACGATGTTAAAGTGAAGGAATTAAGAGATAGGCTTTATGAAGGACATACCAGTTTGAAACTTTGA
- a CDS encoding PQQ-binding-like beta-propeller repeat protein, which produces MFVVFKINICIFIFLSNCLLISANVNLYFQKALTGQILGNPILDERRNTITVLTKDRWLITYTMSLNKQYAYRLNRTPYPYLLKDFGNGYYVITGRNEVQKIRRGKLIWKYNLDAPPVKAPSIGNGYILVPRSDGKVIALRLGDGQKIFEVDTEGKAITSSVVLENGNFYVANENYQLFAFNYEGEKIWSSEIMSFPNVLMISTNNEIIVGCQSGDIIVYNSDFGNILSSINLSYPINFLFEKFNGEYIAVSNIGGCFSLSRNLDLILFQNLNLEIKEAVLYDNKNLFIVTKSNGVLTLNESFKLVDKYDGMKDISGLEANVGIIATGGVNWILTTYYYGYDNELDVIVWNHILGNRYHQNRIDFREKSIVENEDIYLVLDEMLNSSYSIDNYNNFLSVLDSLVLKYGSFPKKYLDLYKKVIDKWLAPRNGIDRISQRGKLYKYFMYVDDVSSVKSFINMAIKEKDINNVIQLVENIAKFEYYHGEDDLVYNYIQYIVLNYQGNIKIAYAVLMSLRKIILNSSEDNLKNCKSKYLILLKFIKRQNFSEKINQFVNEIIADL; this is translated from the coding sequence ATTTTTGTGGTATTTAAAATAAATATTTGTATTTTTATATTTCTAAGTAATTGTCTTCTCATTTCAGCAAATGTTAATCTTTATTTTCAGAAAGCTCTAACAGGTCAGATTTTGGGAAATCCTATTCTTGATGAAAGGCGTAATACTATTACAGTGTTGACAAAGGATAGGTGGTTGATAACCTATACTATGTCTTTAAATAAACAGTATGCTTATAGATTAAATCGTACTCCATATCCTTATCTTTTAAAAGATTTTGGCAATGGTTATTATGTCATTACAGGGCGTAATGAAGTTCAAAAGATTAGAAGAGGAAAGCTTATCTGGAAATATAATCTAGATGCACCTCCTGTAAAAGCCCCTTCAATAGGCAATGGTTACATTTTAGTGCCTAGGAGTGATGGTAAGGTTATTGCTTTAAGACTTGGAGATGGTCAAAAAATTTTTGAAGTGGATACGGAAGGGAAGGCCATAACTTCTTCTGTTGTTCTTGAAAATGGTAATTTTTATGTTGCAAATGAAAATTATCAACTATTTGCCTTTAATTATGAGGGGGAAAAAATATGGAGTTCTGAGATTATGTCTTTTCCCAATGTATTAATGATAAGTACTAATAATGAAATAATTGTTGGATGTCAATCTGGAGATATCATTGTTTATAATAGTGATTTTGGCAATATATTAAGTTCTATCAATTTAAGTTACCCTATTAATTTTTTATTTGAAAAGTTTAATGGAGAATATATTGCAGTATCTAATATTGGGGGTTGTTTTAGCTTAAGTAGAAATCTTGATCTTATATTGTTTCAAAATTTAAATTTAGAGATTAAAGAGGCTGTGCTTTATGATAACAAAAATCTTTTTATTGTAACGAAATCAAATGGAGTTTTGACCCTTAATGAATCTTTTAAACTGGTTGATAAGTATGATGGAATGAAGGATATATCGGGGCTTGAAGCCAATGTTGGAATAATTGCTACAGGTGGAGTTAATTGGATATTAACTACTTATTATTATGGGTATGATAATGAGCTTGATGTTATTGTTTGGAACCATATATTAGGCAATAGATATCATCAAAATAGGATAGATTTTAGAGAAAAATCTATAGTAGAGAATGAAGATATTTATTTGGTTCTTGATGAAATGTTAAACTCCTCATATAGTATTGATAATTATAACAACTTTTTAAGTGTTCTAGATTCTTTAGTATTGAAATATGGTAGCTTTCCAAAAAAGTATTTGGATTTATATAAGAAAGTTATTGATAAGTGGCTTGCTCCAAGAAATGGTATTGATAGAATATCGCAAAGAGGGAAACTTTATAAGTATTTTATGTATGTTGATGATGTCTCTTCGGTTAAGAGCTTTATTAATATGGCAATTAAGGAAAAGGATATTAATAATGTCATTCAATTAGTTGAAAATATTGCTAAATTTGAATATTACCATGGAGAAGATGATCTTGTATATAATTATATTCAATATATAGTATTAAATTATCAAGGTAATATAAAGATAGCTTATGCTGTTCTTATGAGCTTGCGAAAGATAATTTTGAATTCTTCAGAGGATAATCTTAAAAATTGTAAAAGTAAATATTTGATACTTTTAAAGTTTATAAAACGGCAAAATTTTTCAGAAAAAATTAACCAGTTTGTTAATGAAATTATTGCAGATCTTTGA